A single window of Gossypium arboreum isolate Shixiya-1 chromosome 13, ASM2569848v2, whole genome shotgun sequence DNA harbors:
- the LOC108485124 gene encoding putative B3 domain-containing protein At3g49610 — MELLTSEDFKNTKIQPEWTAMDYLLEVVRVDQEKMQEQTLMNKKKNGGLKRKRRIQEENNKNKRPITSYPPKPMMPEGLKQHIVENMGGSNCVLVIQKQLFFSDVNPQASRLLIPFSQVESHEFLNESEVERLKNKEAIKACLVEPSMEETEINFKMWDMRKKSMYVVTTSWNSIVKNNQLKAEDVVQLWSFRVNSTLCFALQKL; from the coding sequence ATGGAGCTTCTTACTTCTGAAGATTTCAAGAACACAAAGATTCAACCTGAATGGACAGCTATGGATTATTTGTTAGAAGTTGTGAGAGTCGACCAGGAAAAAATGCAAGAGCAAACCTTAATGAATAAGAAAAAGAATGGTGGATTGAAAAGGAAACGCCGAATCCAAGAAGAAAATAACAAGAACAAGAGACCCATTACCTCTTATCCACCTAAGCCAATGATGCCTGAAGGCTTGAAACAACATATTGTTGAAAACATGGGTGGATCAAATTGCGTTTTGGTGATTCAAAAACAACTGTTTTTCTCCGATGTGAACCCTCAAGCGAGTCGATTGTTGATACCATTTTCGCAAGTCGAATCCCATGAGTTCCTTAACGAATCCGAGGTTGAGCGTTTGAAGAATAAAGAAGCCATTAAAGCTTGCTTGGTGGAACCATCAATGGAGGAAACTGAAATCAACTTTAAAATGTGGGATATGCGCAAAAAGTCAATGTATGTCGTTACGACATCTTGGAATTCTATTGTAAAGAACAACCAACTCAAAGCTGAAGATGTTGTTCAACTCTGGTCGTTCCGAGTTAACTCAACTTTATGCTTTGCACTTCAAAAACTTTGA
- the LOC108485123 gene encoding B3 domain-containing protein At2g32645-like, translating into MELLTSEDFKNTRIQPEWTAMDYLLEVVRVDQEKMQEQTLMNKKKNGRLKRKLRIQEENNKNKRPITSYPPKPLMPEGLKQHIVENMGGSNCVLVIQKQLFFSDVNPQASRLLIPFSQVESHEFLNESEVERLKNKKAIKACLMEPSMEETEINFKRWDMRKKSMYVVTTSWNSIVKNNQLKAEDVVQLWSFRVNSTLCFALQKF; encoded by the coding sequence ATGGAGCTTCTTACTTCTGAAGATTTCAAGAACACAAGGATTCAACCCGAATGGACTGCTATGGATTATTTGTTAGAAGTTGTGAGAGTCGACCAGGAAAAAATGCAAGAGCAAACCTTAATGAATAAGAAAAAGAATGGTCGATTGAAAAGGAAACTCCGAATCCAAGAAGAAAATAACAAGAACAAGAGACCCATTACCTCTTATCCACCTAAGCCACTGATGCCTGAAGGCTTGAAACAACATATTGTTGAAAACATGGGTGGATCAAATTGCGTTTTGGTGATTCAAAAACAACTGTTTTTCTCCGATGTGAACCCTCAAGCGAGTCGATTGTTGATACCGTTTTCGCAAGTCGAATCCCATGAGTTCCTCAACGAATCTGAGGTTGAGCGTTTGAAGAATAAAAAAGCCATTAAAGCTTGCTTGATGGAACCATCAATGGAGGAAACTGAAATCAACTTTAAAAGGTGGGATATGCGCAAAAAGTCAATGTATGTCGTTACGACATCTTGGAATTCTATTGTAAAGAACAACCAACTCAAAGCTGAAGATGTTGTTCAACTCTGGTCGTTCCGAGTCAACTCAACTTTATGCTTTGCACTTCaaaaattttga
- the LOC108486459 gene encoding tropinone reductase homolog At1g07440-like, whose translation MGEAEGCSKDKRWSLQGMTALVTGGTKGIGHAIVEELAGLGAIVHTCSRTETELNDCLLEWKAKGFRVTGSVCDVSNQAQRENLLSTVSSVFNGRLNILINNVGTNIGKMVTDYTAEDVSFLTSTNFESAYKISVLAHPLLKASAAASVVFISSIVGALPIYTAPILGATKEAMNHLAKFLACDWAGDNIRVNVVAPAVIKTPLSQRFFKGNEEGLKTAISRTPLGRLGEPKEVSAMVAFLCLPAASYVTGQLIYVDGGMTVNGLCFPNQTTKQHEP comes from the exons ATGGGAGAAGCAGAGGGGTGTAGCAAAGACAAAAGATGGAGTCTTCAAGGCATGACTGCACTTGTCACCGGTGGTACCAAAGGCATCGG GCATGCAATCGTGGAGGAATTAGCTGGACTTGGAGCCATTGTGCATACATGTTCTCGAACTGAAACCGAGCTCAACGATTGCTTACTCGAATGGAAAGCAAAGGGTTTTCGAGTTACAGGTTCAGTGTGTGATGTTTCGAATCAAGCTCAAAGGGAAAATCTATTAAGCACTGTTTCCTCTGTGTTCAATGGAAGGCTTAACATCCTG ataAATAACGTTGGAACGAATATAGGGAAAATGGTGACGGATTACACGGCAGAAGATGTTTCGTTTTTGACGAGCACCAACTTCGAATCGGCTTATAAAATTAGTGTATTGGCACATCCCCTTTTGAAAGCTTCCGCCGCTGCAAGCGTTGTGTTTATTTCTTCAATTGTTGGTGCATTACCTATATATACCGCGCCTATATTAGGAGCCACCAAAG AGGCCATGAACCATCTTGCGAAATTCTTGGCATGTGATTGGGCAGGAGATAATATTAGGGTTAATGTCGTTGCTCCTGCAGTCATCAAAACTCCCCTCTCTCAACGC ttttTTAAAGGTAATGAAGAAGGATTAAAGACAGCCATAAGCCGAACACCATTAGGACGGCTTGGCGAGCCGAAGGAAGTGTCGGCCATGGTGGCTTTCTTGTGCCTACCGGCGGCTTCATATGTCACAGGGCAGCTTATTTATGTTGATGGCGGGATGACGGTAAATGGCCTCTGTTTTCCAAATCAAACTACAAAACAACATGAACCATGA